DNA from Musa acuminata AAA Group cultivar baxijiao chromosome BXJ1-5, Cavendish_Baxijiao_AAA, whole genome shotgun sequence:
AGTTGCATGCTATTGTCATAAATGTTAACTAGAATTATTTTATCTGTTTGTCATCTTCTTCACAAGCGAGTAACGAACACTAACTATCACCCCTGATTATTTTGCTTGGTAATCTTCATCCCAAATATGCAATATTCAGCACAGATCTATAATATTTTTCCTTTTAGATCTGTGCATTATTGTTGCCATCATAGATATGCTCTTCTAGCCCACCATCCTTTCCCTTCCATCGGAGCCACCAACAACAAATCTCCTTGTCATTTGTTGCCACCGCTATTGCTATAGCAACAAACCCTTTCCTCGTTAATCTAGCGTCGGACTTCCTCGAGGATGCCTACTTCCTCATCTACCTTAATGTTGATAAGTTCTTCGCTATCGACTTTGTTGGTGTCCTTGGACACCCCTTCGACATATATCTCATATTTGCAAATCTGAGATATCCGAGAACCGAAGTAGGAGTCACAACAACCCCTATGCATCAATCCGATGTTCTATTCACGTATGAAACATATTGTCATCCACTTCTACTTCATTAGAGACCAAGTCATTAGACATCAACTATATGTTTTTGACATCCATACTTCTGACCAACTAACAAACTCCCTCACAAAGCCTATCGCTCAtaagatattttaattatatcagTCCAAGATTAACATTCTTGGTGGAAGCTcaatcttacgggggcatgatagaagatcataGTAAAGATAAACATAAAATGATATCCTTGCACTTATTATATCCTTAGTCAatgtataatttaaaaattaataatatatttgagtGTATGATTTGATTGAGTAATATAAGTATAGGAAATCTCTCTCAAaacctatataaatatatattacttCAATGATCTAAATCGCTAATCTTCACAATAATTTCATTAATTCATCATTCTCGAGATGCGATATACTATTTTATGGGAATTTATCCAAGAATTAATGAGTGGAACAAGTCGATAATGCAAGAATTAGAATCCAAATCCGCTCCATTGCCACCATAAGATTTTAGTTGGACTCTTACTTTCCGCGGCACAGCAAAGCAAAGAAGCGATGGAGAAGGCTCCACTCATTCATGGAACACAATCGACGGAGTAAACGCGCGTGGAAGTCTCGTAATTGAAGGAACAGCGACTGAATCGAATGAACGCCAAGATGAGCTGATGAGATGAAGAACGAGGTGGCAACTATTCGATGTCGATGGCTGCGCAATTAAGCAGACGAGACGACAGATGAACAAAGTGGTGTTGCCATCGAACCATGCAGTGGCTGCAAAGGCTTACTTTGGGAACTCGAATGGTGAGGATAGAATAGGATAAGGATCGACCTACACCGCATGTATGTTTGAATCCAGAACAAGACGATGCCATCTCTAGTGCTACGGTTCAGTGCCTTACGAAACTGTGTGTAGATAATCTCAAGGAAATCCCatctaccttcttcttcttcttcttgatttcCACTCAAGatatttatttttgaactccATTAGATATTCAACAATCACATAAATATGTGGAGTCCAACTCCAATACTTATTTTATTTTCCCaatccaaaataataataataataataataataataataataataataataataataataataataatatcataagtTCCCAACAAACATAATGCATCATCGCTCTACcaatcatttttttattattattattaagatttGAACATGAGATCGGACATAGTCTTATATCGACTATTAATAGTTTAACATAATCACCTGTCCTTTTATCTAGGCTCGAGTCTAACGTTAATAGTGTCGAATTAGATAGGTAtggatatatataataaaaaaacataTTGACCTAAAAATCTCATTCCATatctatcttaattatttattttttgattaaaatAGATCAAATCTGCCCTATAGCTTACGTCTATTATCTCAGCACTCTTAGATGACATAGGTCTCGATGGGGCTTCGGATTAGAAGAACTTATAATTTTGAATGAATCAACTAatcatactaaaaaaaaaaacatagtgaCCCACTTAAACAGGTTCTTTTTTAGAATAAATAAGCCCCAGTGGAATTTTCTTACCAAAAAACCAGAATAATATTTGGTTCGCATTGGCCTGTTAAAACCATATTTTCTACACATAGCCAATCTATCCATGCCTTTGAGATGCCAATCATGTACGTCTCAATAAAAGAATTGGAATAAGGATAAGGCAACAATGAAGATAAAATCAAGGTCAATTATTGATGAGTGCTCGAGTAAAGATCGATCTCGCCACGGCATTATTGCAAGAACACGGTAGAAATCATTCAAAACATTAATTGCTAGATCAATGACAAATGCCATCATCTTCCCAATCACCGAAAGGATGTGATCCTGACAGTCGAGGCTCACATTTCTCTCCCAATTTAAGTGGATGAGACAGATTTGTAGAAGAAGAGGTGGCATTTGATCCGGTGGCCGTCCATAGGTCAAATGATTAGACCATCGACTCGAGAGTTTTCCTCTACAAAcaataaatgatgaagatgaaattcgagctcaaaattatatgataaattatcaaaatctttacGTTTCATCACCGAAGAACTACATATAATATTTCTGAAATAACGCAAGGCAAAGAGGTAGATTCCAATGCTCAAACAATGGCACGACATTGCAAGCAAAAGCTAGCTGGATGAGATATGTGTATATTTAAGTCCATGCAGAACAATCGTTTGCTTACCTGACGACATGAATGTTTAGTCATTAAACACTGTTTGCGAAATCCTATTCGACGTGATATGGAAAGGTGGATTATAGTAAAACGATGAAGGAAGAACAGTATCGTAGTCTTTTATGTATCATGGGAATTGAACGACTGACCTGCCACCAGATGAGAAAGATGGGGTtatttgatagaagataagatttccccaactatacgaggaaatctctttattctgttgaggaaaattctctctcctaatctgtataaataggagagggatatattaatatattcacTAGACGAGAAAGATAGGGTTATTGTAGAAGATAATACATTAACATATCCgagagagaattttcctcaacagaatagagagaattttcctcaatagaatagagagaatttttctcaaatcctcaccaaaatggaTGACGACATGGCATTTCTTTAGAagcataaattatattttattgatGTTTGGAGTCTAGTGATTATTGTgattgatagaaaaaaaaaattaattgttatGATGATAGTGGGTCGAGATATCGAGGAGGGTAAATTTATTTTGATGGTACAGTACAAATAGTGTAGTGATGCTCTTAATGTGTCGAACAAGGAAGGATGCGATTGATTTGGACACATTACATAGGACCAACTGATGCACTTTTTGTTAAGAGCTATGTGCTAACAACTACCCTTTACATCATAAGTATTggaatattaaatcaaattttatgaTGAAATATCCTCTATAAATAAATTGATTTTTAAGCACATTAATCATAAGTTATGAGTTTTTATTTTTGAATCTTCCATGAAATGATTCCTTTATTATATCTACTATCTTTTCAAGGGATTTTTAGCATCAGAATCTTCTTGATTAAGATTCtattacagagagagagagagaagttagAGACTCCATCAATTTGTGTTAATAAATTCGAAATAGAATACAATATAGTATCGTTTTTAGTATCTCAAAATTCAAGGATGTCATTCTCTTTCCTGTCTCGAGGAGACCGAGGAGCCTCACCCAAGTTGTTGATTGGGATATTGTCACCCCGTCTTCATCAATCGAACGTGGCATTTTGGTGCCATGCATGCACTGTAGTTATCGATGTAATTGACGCATGGAGTTGGATCGATGAGGGCGATGGCATGGCGTTCTTGCTACGGTGGGTCGCCACAACCCGGTCGCCGTCACTGAAAAGTAGAGTTACGTGAAGGATGGCAGCAGGGAACTCGTCGCCTTTGCTTGTATTCACGGACGTATCAGATAAGGTTTCTCCCGATGTGTGATGCGTGGATCCCAATGTGCGATTTTTTGATCACCGCTGCCGagtattctctctttctctctctctctctctcgctttcaACAGTAATGGTAGAGAAGGAGGATGATACATATTATCCGGAAGCTTCACTGATGTCGAAGATACGTAATACAAGAATGATATGTCATCCTTACGTAGAAGATGACAAATCCATAATCCTTGTGTAGAAGAAACTTGGCCATAATCTTTCGAAACGTGTAACACTGCAACACTTCAATTTCAAGAAGCTTGACTGTGAGGAAAGTCTCAATTCTAATCACCTTTACACCAACAAGACAGGCCTCAAATTTCCAACGCAAACCCTACGTTTCAAATACACAGACTTTGACAGAGTCCACCCTCGATCCGATCTCAGCTTTTATGGTTTTCCGATCCCAAAGGAAGGGAAGGAATGCAAGCATAGCACCATTAATACTCGATGGAGTAGTTGAGTGCTCTCACCTCTTCATCCCTTGACGAGGAGGGTACTAAACAACAGTGTTGTTACCTTCTTCCTTCGTTTGATGAAGacaggcctctctctctctctctctcgctcgctcgctcgtgaCACGAGACTGGCACTAGATCGGCATATTCGGTGCACAAAATGCGGCGAAAAGAGCAGTGGATAGATTAAATGAATCTACCAGGAAAGGATATAAATTATCCCACGCCATTGGAGCGTCACTGTCCCAATTGCGATGCCATCCGAGTGTCCGGTGAAGTCGTTTTATCCATATCCGCTCTCCAGGATAAGGTAAGAATTTACTGCACCTAAACGTGGAAAGGTCAACTCCATCAGAGCCGTCCGTATCCGTCATCGACGGTCGCAGTGGACGCAAGGGAACTCCGCGAGCGCGAGATCTCGGGACGGTCCGGTCGACACGTGGGACGCGGACGGCTGCCCGCGGGGACCAGCTGAGTCACGCTTCGAACGGATAACGCATTCCCATCCGCCCGGGGACACGCGGCGGCATCTGGAACGTCGAGCAGGCGTCTGTCGAGTGCGGCCGTACGATGGTTGGCGACGCGTCGTGATTCGACGACGCCGCGCGCGGAAGGGAGCAGCTGCGGTTCCGTGCGTCCCGCGGAGCGCCTATAAATGGAGGCCGCCTCGCAACGAGATCGGTCGTCCGAGGCGCCTCATCCATCCCCACCCCTCCTCGTTTGTCTCTTGCTTGGGTTTCCGCTGCATCCCCGAGCGTGCCATCATGTGTGGGATACTGGCAGTCTTGGGTTGCTCCGATGAGTCGCAGGCCAAAAGGGTTCGAGTTCTCGAGCTCTCTCGCAGGCAATCATCCCCACCTTCTCCACCCTCTCTTTCTTTCTGCTTAATCCATGATTCATCCATGCGTCCACCGTTTGCTTGGTTTTGCTGTTGCCCCGTTCTCTGTTCTTGCTTTATCGGACAAAGTTCTCATAGGCATCCTCATGAAGAATCATGAACTAAGTGGAACAATGAAAGCGATGCCAAAATTTCGACTTTCGGTTTGTGTTTGTGCTATTTATGTAACGAAAATGACCCCAAAAAAGAATCCTTTTGGTCCATGATCGATGTCTAAAACCTTTAGATAAACAggggagaaggtttttgcttgtTTCGACAAGAACGTAAACCTGCCTAAAGACTTCTAAACTTCGATGGATGATCGGAGTCCAGTAGTTGATATGAATGAATGAACGAATGTTCAAAAGGAGTGATCTTGTTCGTCTTTGGAGACAGGTTAAAGCATCGCGGACCAGATTGGAGTGGGCTGCACCAGTATGGAGATTGCTATCTGACGCATCAGAGACTGGCCATCGTCGATCCTGCTTCCGGTGACCAGCCCCTGTACAATGAAGACAAATCCATCGTTGTTACGGTACTGAATGATTCTAACCCTTCGTTGCTTCAATTTCTCGTTCGATCATCGCATAACCACAAATAATATCCAACACAAATTTGACAATAAGGATCAAAGTCGTGGGGGAATTAAGAACTTTTGGACCCAATAAAACTGGTGATGTCCGGCCAAATTGGTGAGAGACAGGCTGGAAAAGGATACATGTGGACCTCAAGGTTCCACGATTAAGGTCGACCAAACTCTTGTTCCACAAATGTTCTCCGGACTCATTTTCTTAACTCTCGTTTCTTTGCTCGAACTTATATCTGGTAAAATTCTTTGCCGATAGATCTTCACGAAAGAAAAATTAGTATGCATTAACATGCTTCCTCGAGTTGTTCTTCGTGCTTCGTTCACTGATGAAAAGGAGTTTAATTGTTTGACGCATAGGTGAATGGAGAAATCTACAACCATGAAGAACTGAGGAAACGGTTTCCTAATCACAAGTTTAGGACTGGGAGTGACTGTGAAGTAATCGCTCATCTGGTAAACGAGTTTTCTGGTCTGATCTTTCCATCTCCATCATGATAACATAATAAGCGGCACAAACTACTTCAGATTGTTGACTTGTTTCTATGATCCACAGTACGAGGAACATGGCGAAGGATTCGTGGATATGCTGGATGGCATCTTCTCGTTTGTGCTGCTGGACACTCGCGACAACAGCTTCATCGCTGCCCGAGATGCCATCGGAGTTACTCCTCTTTACATCGGCTGGGGACTCGACGGTACGTGATAAGAATTCTGTAAATTGTTCTACGGATTCTAAGCTTTGTTCTGAATCTGCTGTTGGTACTGCAGGTTCTGTTTGGATATCATCGGAGATGAAAGGTCTGAACGACGACTGCGAACACTTTGAGGTCTTCCCTCCCGGGCACTTGTACTCCAGCAAAGAAGGCAGCTACAAGAGATGGTACAACCCGCCGTGGTACTCGGAGGCGATTCCATCGGTGCCATATGATCCCCTTGTTTTGAGGGAGGCATTTGAGAAGGTAAAGACTGCATGCGGATGTTCTTTTGCTGTCTCGGGTAACTGAGTAGTTCCTTTCTCTCTCACTTGTGCAGGCTGTCATCAAAAGGCTGATGACCGATGTCCCATTTGGAGTTCTGCTTTCCGGTGGACTCGATTCGTCACTGGTTGCTGCTGTGACTTCTCGTCACTTGGCAGGAACAAAAGCTGCAGAGCAGTGGGGGACTCAACTCCATTCCTTCTGCGTTGGCCTGGAGGTCGGCAACCTGTGCTCATCCTACGATCCTTGCggtcaaaaaagaaaagaattcatGCGGATATATGTTCTTTTTTGTTGCAGGGATCACCGGACTTGAAGGCAGCAAAGGAGGTTGCTGACTACCTGGGAACCGTTCACCATGAGTTCCACTTCACCGTTCAGGTACTCTGGAAGCTCTTTTTGCCGAGAAGACGGACGGACCATAAATGTAGCTGATGAGTCTGTGTGTTTTCCAGGACGGTATCGATGCGATCGAGGATGTGATCTACCACATCGAGACGTATGATGTTACCACGATCAGAGCTAGCACACCGATGTTCCTTATGTCTCGCAAGATCAAGGCACTGGGAGTGAAGATGGTGATCTCAGGGGAGGGGTCGGATGAACTCTTCGGAGGCTATTTGTACTTCCACAAGGCACCGAACAAGGAAGAATTCCACGGAGAAACATGTCGTAAGGTATGCAAACTATCGGTGGTGGTGTCGATCGCAAAGGTACCGAGAAACCTCATCATCTTGTCTGAGTCCAATTATGTCCACAGGTAAAAGCCCTGCACCAGTATGATTGCCTAAGAGCCAACAAGGCAACATCGGCATGGGGACTGGAATCTCGCGTGCCCTTCTTGGATAAGGCATTCATCGATGTCGCCATGAGCATTGATCCTGAATGGAAAATGGTACGTTAAATAGATTATCTGCGGTGCCAAGAGAAATGAAGTCTTTCGCTTGCTGACGTGCTGTGTTCATGATCAGATCAAGCCTGATCTTGGTCGGATCGAGAAGTGGGTACTGAGGAAGGCTTTTGATGATGAGGAGAACCCCTACCTGCCAAAGGTTTTCGTCCACCGATTCTTTTTCATTTACTGCGGCAAGAAGAGAGTTTTCTGAAGGATTTCGTCCTTGTTGTCTCTGCAGCACATCCTTTATAGGCAGAAGGAGCAGTTCAGCGACGGTGTTGGCTACAGTTGGATCGATGGCCTCAAGTCCCACGCGGCAGAACATGTAAGTAACTTTGTCGTCCATTTAATCTCCTTCTTTCTCGatggagcgagagagagagagagagagagagatgacagaCGGCGTCGATCTTGTTCAGGTGTCGGGCAAAATGATGCAGAACGCGAAGCACATATACCCACA
Protein-coding regions in this window:
- the LOC135674796 gene encoding asparagine synthetase [glutamine-hydrolyzing]-like, with the translated sequence MCGILAVLGCSDESQAKRVRVLELSRRLKHRGPDWSGLHQYGDCYLTHQRLAIVDPASGDQPLYNEDKSIVVTVNGEIYNHEELRKRFPNHKFRTGSDCEVIAHLYEEHGEGFVDMLDGIFSFVLLDTRDNSFIAARDAIGVTPLYIGWGLDGSVWISSEMKGLNDDCEHFEVFPPGHLYSSKEGSYKRWYNPPWYSEAIPSVPYDPLVLREAFEKAVIKRLMTDVPFGVLLSGGLDSSLVAAVTSRHLAGTKAAEQWGTQLHSFCVGLEGSPDLKAAKEVADYLGTVHHEFHFTVQDGIDAIEDVIYHIETYDVTTIRASTPMFLMSRKIKALGVKMVISGEGSDELFGGYLYFHKAPNKEEFHGETCRKVKALHQYDCLRANKATSAWGLESRVPFLDKAFIDVAMSIDPEWKMIKPDLGRIEKWVLRKAFDDEENPYLPKHILYRQKEQFSDGVGYSWIDGLKSHAAEHVSGKMMQNAKHIYPHNTPTTKEAYYYRMIFERFFPQNSARLTIPGGPSVACSTAKAIEWDAQWSKNLDPSGRAALGVHVSAYDPAAVPSSLTTGTSPAMLVNKKQRVMEAKAPELTISS